One stretch of Macaca nemestrina isolate mMacNem1 chromosome 17, mMacNem.hap1, whole genome shotgun sequence DNA includes these proteins:
- the LOC105472676 gene encoding LOW QUALITY PROTEIN: uncharacterized protein (The sequence of the model RefSeq protein was modified relative to this genomic sequence to represent the inferred CDS: inserted 1 base in 1 codon; substituted 1 base at 1 genomic stop codon) produces MSLDPYHSVTRGHAQGAHHFVFGELRVRPTLDSLRDEPDSDPRPSREGPAGRVGALARAGPEPCDAASPPGGAGCAPELARPREDKTAPQAXLEGGTRLCCGCLEEXGGAVLPGDHALEVSGTRGTCGCKPHWDAGPELAHSSG; encoded by the exons ATGTCGCTGGACCCCTACCACTCTGTGACGCGGGGGCACGCGCAGGGAGCCCATCATTTTGTGTTTGGGGAGCTCAGAGTGCGCCCAACCTTGGATTCTTTAAGGGATGAGCCAGACTCAGACCCGCGGCCTTCTAGAGAGGGTCCCGCGGGGAGGGTCGGCGCCCTGGCCCGGGCTGGGCCGGAGCCCTGTGATGCTGCATCGCCCCCAGGAGGAGCCGGCTGTGCCCCGGAGTTGGCGCGGCCGAGAGAGGACAAGACCGCGCCGCAGGCGTAGCTGGAGGGCGGGACTCG ACTTTGTTGTGGCTGCCTGGAGG CCGGAGGAGCTGTCTTACCAGGAGACCACGCCCTGGAAGTGTCCGGGACTCGCGGGACCTGTGGCTGCAAACCCCACTGGGACGCAGGCCCAGAGCTGGCGCACTCCTCAGGATGA
- the LOC105472630 gene encoding protein MIS12 homolog, producing the protein MSVDPMTYEAQFFGFTPQTCMLRIYIAFQDYLFEVMQAVEQVILKKLDGIPDCDISPVQIRKCTEKFLCFMKGHFDNLFSKMEQLFLQLILRIPSNILLPEDKCKETPYSEEDFQHLQKEIEQLQEKYKTELCTKQALLAELEEQKIVQAKLKQTLTFFDELQNVGRDHGTSDFRESLVSLVQNSRKLQNIRDGVEKESKRLKIS; encoded by the coding sequence ATGTCTGTGGATCCAATGACCTATGAGGCCCAGTTCTTTGGCTTCACGCCACAAACATGCATGCTTCGGATCTACATTGCATTTCAAGACTACCTATTTGAAGTGATGCAGGCCGTTGAACAGGTTATTCTGAAGAAGCTGGATGGCATCCCAGACTGTGATATTAGCCCAGTGCAGATTCGCAAATGcacagagaaatttctttgcTTCATGAAAGGACATTTTGATAACCTTTTTAGCAAAATGGAGCAACTGTTTTTGCAGCTGATTTTACGTATTCCCTCAAACATCTTGCTTCCTGAAGATAAATGTAAGGAAACACCTTATAGTGAGGAAGATTTTCAGCATCTCCAGAAAGAAATTGAACAGTTACAGGAGAAGTACAAGACTGAATTATGTACTAAGCAGGCCCTTCTTGCAGAATTAGAAGAGCAAAAAATTGTTCAGGCCAAACTCAAACAGACGTTGACTTTCTTTGATGAGCTTCAAAATGTTGGCAGAGATCATGGGACTAGTGATTTTAGGGAGAGTTTAGTGTCCCTGGTTCAGAACTccagaaaactacagaacattaGAGACGGTGTGGAAAAGGAATCGAAACGACTGAAAATATCTTAA
- the LOC139355291 gene encoding uncharacterized protein encodes MADGLFQRRPWGPEQIRPDPESEGLFDKPPPEDPPAARAPRSASAAGKKAGRRAGGRAQGGRVGQPPKAASRPQPKEEAPPLVEGCYLDHFPHLSIFIYAAIAFSITSCIFTYIHLQLA; translated from the coding sequence ATGGCTGACGGACTCTTTCAGCGCAGACCCTGGGGTCCCGAGCAGATTCGCCCGGACCCCGAGTCCGAAGGCCTGTTTGACAAGCCTCCCCCGGAAGACCCTCCCGCTGCCCGTGCGCCCAGGTCCGCGTCGGCCGCGGGCAAGAAGGCTGGTCGGCGCGCGGGCGGGAGGGCGCAGGGGGGCCGCGTCGGGCAGCCCCCGAAGGCCGCATCGCGCCCCCAGCCCAAGGAGGAGGCGCCTCCACTGGTCGAAGGCTGCTATCTCGACCATTTTCCGCACCTCTCCATCTTCATCTACGCAGCCATCGCCTTCTCCATCACCTCCTGCATCTTTACCTATATCCATTTACAGCTTGCCTGA